A window of the Microbacterium sp. AZCO genome harbors these coding sequences:
- the pyrR gene encoding bifunctional pyr operon transcriptional regulator/uracil phosphoribosyltransferase PyrR — MSTRTVLHEADIARALTRISHEILESNRGPENLVILGIPTRGVTLANRVAALVTEFGGHPVPVGSLDVTMYRDDLHRNPTRAPQPTQIPAGGIDGKTVVLVDDVLFSGRSIRAALDALQDIGRPAAVRLATLVDRGHRELPIRPDFVGKNLPSAREERVNVRLSEIDGAEEVTIES; from the coding sequence ATGAGCACGCGCACCGTGCTGCACGAGGCCGACATCGCCCGGGCACTGACTCGGATCTCGCACGAGATCCTCGAGTCCAACAGAGGCCCGGAGAATCTCGTCATACTCGGCATCCCCACTCGAGGAGTCACCCTCGCGAACCGCGTCGCCGCGCTCGTGACCGAGTTCGGCGGCCACCCCGTGCCCGTCGGGTCGCTCGACGTCACGATGTACCGCGACGACCTGCATCGCAATCCGACGCGGGCCCCGCAGCCGACGCAGATCCCGGCGGGCGGCATCGACGGCAAGACCGTCGTGCTCGTCGACGACGTGCTGTTCTCCGGCCGCAGCATCCGGGCGGCGCTCGACGCTCTGCAGGACATCGGCCGCCCCGCCGCCGTGCGACTCGCGACGCTCGTCGACCGCGGGCACCGCGAACTGCCCATCCGGCCCGACTTCGTGGGCAAGAACCTGCCCAGCGCCCGCGAGGAGCGCGTCAACGTGCGCCTGTCGGAGATCGACGGCGCCGAGGAGGTGACGATCGAGTCATGA